TTTGTTGTTATCAAGGTAACCTTGGTTTGCAACATCAAGACCAGCAGTCAATGCAGCAAGTTTTGCATTTGGATGTTTTTGCTCGATCATTCTTAGTGACTCAGCCAATGCCAAGAACTCACCCAATGAATCCCATCTTAAGTGACCTTCAGCAAGGAACTGGTCTACGTGCTTAGGTGCTGATCCACCTGCACCCGTTTCAAACAGTCCACCACCAGCGATCAATGGAACGATAGAAAGCATTTTAGCTGATGTACCAAGCTCTAAGATCGGGTACATATCAGTTAAGTGGTCTCTAAGAACGTTACCAGTTACAGCGATCGTGTTTTCACCTCTTCTGATTCTCTCGTTTGTGAATCTAGTTGCATCCGTTACATTCATGAACTTGATATCTAAACCAGATGTATCATGATCTTTAAGGTACTCGTTTACTTTTTTGATAAGCTCAGCATCGTGTGCACGTGCTTCATCTAGCCAGAATACTGCAGGGATCCCTTCGATTCTAGTTCTTTCAACAGTCAATCTTACCCAGTCTCTAATTGGTATATCTTTTGTTCTAGCAAGTCTCCAGATATCTCCAGCCTCACACTCGAAGCTCATAAGTACACCATCTTCACCAGTGACTGTTACAGTACCAGCTTCAGCAAGCTCAAATGTCGTTGGGTGAGAACCATACTCTTCAGCTTTTTGTGCCATAAGACCGATATTTTGCATTGTACC
The sequence above is a segment of the Sulfurovum xiamenensis genome. Coding sequences within it:
- a CDS encoding NADP-dependent isocitrate dehydrogenase, which encodes EGGKQWDRNGDALETVAVIPDSTYGMFHAEMLADCVKNGQYDVSTMGTMQNIGLMAQKAEEYGSHPTTFELAEAGTVTVTGEDGVLMSFECEAGDIWRLARTKDIPIRDWVRLTVERTRIEGIPAVFWLDEARAHDAELIKKVNEYLKDHDTSGLDIKFMNVTDATRFTNERIRRGENTIAVTGNVLRDHLTDMYPILELGTSAKMLSIVPLIAGGGLFETGAGGSAPKHVDQFLAEGHLRWDSLGEFLALAESLRMIEQKHPNAKLAALTAGLDVANQGYLDNNK